One part of the Tenacibaculum sp. 190130A14a genome encodes these proteins:
- the porV gene encoding type IX secretion system outer membrane channel protein PorV: protein MRKLTFILLFVAFVTKAQDRITTATPFLLVNTDARAGGMGDVGVATSSDVNSIFHNPAKIAFHKSKIGIGLNYTPWLRNLTDDIFVGDVSYINRFKENSAWGVNIKYFSLGQIDLTDANGVSTGSDNPSEFAITGVYSLKLSEKFSMGIGLKYINSNLDVNSSLTAVNSFGVDVSAYYQSSEQNYGSFNGRYRLGINIANIGPKVEYTPGQENFIPTNAKLGGGFDFIFDDKNILGLNLEFAKLLVPSSSSNSSRGWFEGMFTSLGDRSFSEELQEVTWALGAEYLYNNAFALRTGYFHESSEKGNRQYFTMGAGFTARSFTLNLSYLINTSQINNPLENTLRFSLGFDLGEIFEDY, encoded by the coding sequence ATGAGAAAATTAACTTTCATCTTATTATTTGTTGCTTTTGTTACAAAAGCTCAAGATAGAATAACTACAGCAACCCCCTTCTTGTTGGTTAATACCGACGCACGTGCCGGAGGTATGGGAGATGTGGGAGTTGCAACCTCTTCAGACGTTAACTCTATTTTTCACAATCCTGCAAAAATTGCTTTTCACAAAAGCAAAATAGGTATTGGATTAAATTACACACCTTGGTTACGTAATTTAACAGATGATATTTTTGTTGGAGACGTGTCTTATATTAATCGTTTCAAGGAAAATTCTGCTTGGGGTGTTAACATTAAATATTTCTCGTTAGGTCAAATCGATTTAACAGATGCAAATGGAGTATCTACAGGTTCTGATAATCCAAGTGAATTTGCTATTACAGGGGTGTACTCTCTTAAATTAAGCGAAAAATTCTCTATGGGTATTGGGTTAAAGTATATTAACTCAAACTTAGATGTTAACTCTAGCTTAACAGCTGTAAACTCTTTTGGTGTTGATGTATCTGCATACTACCAATCAAGCGAACAAAATTATGGAAGTTTTAATGGACGTTACCGCTTAGGTATTAATATTGCTAATATTGGACCTAAAGTAGAATATACACCTGGTCAAGAAAACTTTATTCCTACAAATGCTAAGTTAGGTGGTGGATTTGACTTTATATTTGATGACAAGAACATCTTAGGATTAAATCTAGAATTTGCTAAGTTACTTGTTCCTTCTAGTAGTAGTAACTCTTCAAGAGGATGGTTCGAAGGAATGTTCACTTCATTAGGAGATAGAAGTTTCAGCGAAGAATTACAAGAAGTTACATGGGCTTTAGGTGCTGAGTACTTATACAACAATGCTTTTGCTTTAAGAACGGGTTATTTCCACGAAAGTTCAGAAAAAGGAAATCGTCAATACTTTACAATGGGTGCTGGTTTTACTGCTAGATCATTTACATTGAACTTATCATATTTAATTAACACTTCTCAAATTAACAACCCATTAGAAAACACTTTACGTTTTTCATTAGGGTTTGATTTAGGAGAAATCTTCGAAGATTATTAG
- a CDS encoding polysaccharide biosynthesis/export family protein, which produces MQKIKKTLFFVIYTLIFTSCVSKKKIVYFQNDKTPTQEVKAYETVFKPGDILNISISSLDPVASKPFNLIQGSSETAKPVDYLIDNNGNIEFPLLGQIKLGGLTRSEALKYFKEKLDPDYIKNPTVNIRISNFTITVLGDVKSPGNYIIPNEKVTIIEAIGFAGDLNISGIRNIEVKREVDNKITTYSLDLKSDKIFSSPAYYLQQNDIVYIEPNKAKSQGASYNQNTGLFISVGSILISLITILTR; this is translated from the coding sequence ATGCAAAAAATTAAAAAAACACTCTTTTTTGTAATATATACCTTAATATTTACTTCATGTGTTTCTAAAAAGAAAATTGTTTACTTTCAAAATGACAAAACCCCGACTCAAGAGGTTAAGGCTTATGAAACTGTTTTTAAACCAGGAGACATTTTAAATATTTCAATATCATCTTTAGATCCAGTTGCGTCTAAGCCTTTTAATTTAATTCAAGGAAGTTCAGAAACCGCCAAACCAGTTGATTATCTTATTGATAATAATGGGAACATCGAATTCCCTTTATTAGGTCAAATCAAGTTAGGAGGACTTACACGAAGCGAAGCTCTTAAATACTTTAAAGAAAAACTTGATCCAGATTATATCAAAAACCCAACAGTAAACATTAGAATATCTAATTTTACTATTACTGTTTTAGGAGATGTTAAAAGTCCTGGAAATTATATTATCCCTAATGAAAAAGTAACAATTATTGAAGCAATAGGTTTTGCTGGAGATTTAAATATTTCTGGTATTAGAAACATAGAGGTAAAACGAGAAGTGGATAATAAAATCACCACTTATTCTTTAGATCTTAAATCAGATAAAATATTTAGTTCCCCAGCGTATTACTTGCAACAAAACGACATAGTTTATATTGAGCCAAATAAAGCAAAATCTCAAGGTGCTTCGTACAATCAAAACACGGGGTTGTTTATCTCTGTAGGATCAATATTAATTTCTCTAATTACTATTCTAACTAGATAA
- a CDS encoding N-acetylglucosamine kinase: MILIADGGSTKADWIAINNQKEEVFRVRTLGLNPAVVPQDELKNRIINMFQLMNIKDSVTEIYFYGAGCGTEKPSAILTQLLQNIFTNAEVHVAEDMLAAVYASAGKTPSIVCILGTGSNSCYFNGNSMEMLVPSLGYILMDEASGNYFGKKLIRDFYYEKMPKTIAKKFKEAFNLDADHIKHHLYKETNPNMYLASFAKFMFDYKDEKYVKKLIRKGFIEFFKHRILPYQKTKETPIYFIGSIAFYFRDILEKVANKYDLEITEVIQRPIDNLVSFHKENIN, from the coding sequence ATGATACTAATTGCAGACGGCGGTTCTACTAAAGCAGATTGGATAGCTATTAATAACCAAAAGGAAGAAGTTTTTAGAGTTCGTACATTAGGATTAAATCCTGCTGTAGTACCCCAAGATGAGTTAAAGAACAGAATTATTAATATGTTTCAATTAATGAACATTAAGGATAGTGTTACTGAAATATATTTTTATGGTGCAGGATGCGGAACTGAAAAGCCTTCAGCAATACTAACTCAATTGCTTCAAAACATATTTACAAACGCTGAAGTTCATGTAGCTGAAGATATGCTTGCTGCAGTATATGCAAGCGCAGGCAAAACACCTTCTATTGTTTGTATACTTGGAACAGGATCTAACAGCTGCTATTTTAATGGTAACTCTATGGAAATGTTAGTTCCATCACTTGGATATATTTTAATGGATGAGGCAAGTGGTAATTACTTCGGGAAAAAACTTATTCGTGATTTCTATTATGAAAAAATGCCTAAAACTATTGCTAAAAAATTCAAAGAAGCTTTTAATTTAGACGCTGATCATATCAAGCACCACTTATATAAAGAAACGAATCCGAACATGTATTTAGCTTCTTTTGCTAAATTTATGTTTGACTACAAAGATGAAAAGTACGTTAAAAAGCTAATTCGCAAAGGTTTTATTGAGTTTTTTAAACACCGTATTTTACCTTATCAAAAAACAAAAGAAACCCCTATATATTTTATCGGATCCATTGCTTTTTATTTTAGAGATATTCTAGAAAAAGTAGCTAACAAGTACGATTTAGAGATTACAGAAGTAATTCAACGACCAATTGACAACTTAGTTAGTTTCCACAAGGAAAACATTAATTAA
- the cdd gene encoding cytidine deaminase, whose amino-acid sequence MKKIDFTASATIYDDVSQLSSEDQMLMNKAVEARQKAYAPYSKFNVGAALLLDNGEVILGNNQENAAYPSGMCAERVAIWKAGSEYPGIKVKKIAITAASTNSKVDKPVGPCGACRQTLSEYEINQKEPMEVLFMGEVGKIVKTESLLSLLPFSFDSSYL is encoded by the coding sequence ATGAAAAAAATAGACTTTACTGCCTCAGCTACTATATATGATGATGTATCTCAATTATCATCAGAAGATCAGATGTTAATGAATAAAGCTGTGGAAGCTCGACAAAAAGCATATGCACCTTATTCTAAATTCAATGTGGGCGCAGCCCTTCTATTAGATAATGGTGAAGTTATATTAGGAAATAATCAAGAAAATGCAGCTTATCCATCTGGAATGTGTGCTGAAAGAGTAGCTATTTGGAAAGCTGGATCTGAATACCCTGGTATTAAAGTAAAAAAAATTGCCATCACCGCTGCTTCTACTAATTCAAAAGTTGACAAGCCTGTTGGACCCTGTGGAGCATGTAGACAAACATTATCTGAATACGAAATCAACCAAAAAGAACCTATGGAAGTTTTATTTATGGGAGAGGTTGGAAAAATTGTAAAAACTGAATCTTTGTTGTCTTTACTACCATTTTCTTTTGATAGTTCTTACTTATAG
- a CDS encoding polysaccharide biosynthesis tyrosine autokinase translates to MEKKHSSYIENNENFNIRAELEKYLFHWKWFVLGVILMLSAAYLYLRYSTPIYSVHTTILIKNDKKSGISEELAAFEDLGIGGSGKNIENEVEILRSRQLIASVVKKLDFNKSFSVEGRVKESEVYSDQQLKFIDLNKDSTKVDKLFANYNLEIASENKFKLFDVNQKLLGEHSFNDSIYTDVLGSFSISKTNLLNKNSVGQTFKLTITPVDLIASSYKNRLVISQMNRRSSVLKLSLNSPIREKAIDFLNELVNQYNLDAINDKKEVSIKTRNFILDRLSSVTEELSQIDSKVEKFKNENKITNITTEVDLNLSTNLETRQKLIEATTNLNLAKSLLKELDTEGYLPANLGLDDANISKYINNYNNLISKKEELSKSAGNKNVILIDLNNDIQSIKSSLRRSIENTISSQQIAVNNLKRENNIYNSKISSIPTKEKEFFDIYRQQEIIAGLYAYLLKKKEQTAITLTANTISNAKIIDSAFGYGSPISPKKRMVYFAALVLGLLIPFAFIYLKELLDTKVHTKKDIEELTNIPFLGDIPHSHVKEKIVINSNARSSSAEAFRLIRTNLDFVLSNVSHDKGKTIFVTSTTSGEGKSFSSINLAASLTLSGKKVVLAGMDLRAPKITEYLEIPDRKGITNYLANNGTTLESLTFNIPEIKDLDIIASGAIPPNPAELLMSGKIETLFNELKEKYDYVIIDTAPVNLVTDTLLIAKYADMVMYVTRANYLDKRMLVVPQTLYNEKKLPNLAIVLNDTDLKRGYGYGYGYGYGYGYGVPEEDDRPWYKKIFS, encoded by the coding sequence ATGGAAAAAAAGCATTCATCATATATTGAAAACAATGAAAATTTCAATATCCGAGCTGAATTAGAGAAGTATCTATTTCATTGGAAATGGTTTGTACTTGGAGTTATTTTAATGTTGAGTGCTGCCTACTTATATTTAAGGTATTCCACACCTATTTATAGTGTTCATACTACCATTTTAATCAAAAATGACAAGAAAAGTGGAATATCGGAAGAACTTGCTGCTTTTGAAGATTTAGGAATAGGTGGCTCTGGTAAAAACATTGAAAATGAGGTAGAGATTTTAAGATCCCGCCAATTAATTGCATCGGTTGTAAAAAAACTTGATTTCAACAAATCGTTTTCTGTAGAAGGTAGAGTTAAAGAATCAGAAGTTTACTCTGATCAGCAGTTAAAATTTATAGATTTAAACAAAGACAGCACTAAAGTTGATAAGCTATTTGCTAATTACAATCTAGAAATTGCTTCAGAAAATAAATTTAAACTGTTTGATGTTAATCAAAAACTTTTAGGCGAGCATAGTTTTAATGACAGTATTTATACCGATGTATTAGGTAGCTTTTCCATTAGTAAAACCAACCTATTGAATAAAAATTCTGTTGGCCAAACTTTTAAGTTAACCATTACACCAGTAGACTTAATTGCTAGTTCTTACAAGAATCGCCTTGTCATATCTCAAATGAATAGAAGATCAAGTGTTTTAAAACTTTCTCTTAATTCTCCTATTAGAGAAAAAGCAATCGATTTTCTAAATGAGTTGGTGAATCAATATAATTTAGATGCGATTAACGATAAAAAGGAAGTTTCTATAAAAACGAGAAACTTTATTTTAGATAGACTTAGTAGTGTAACAGAAGAACTTTCTCAAATTGACAGTAAAGTTGAGAAGTTCAAGAATGAGAACAAAATTACAAATATCACCACAGAAGTAGATTTAAACCTTTCAACAAATCTTGAAACGAGACAAAAATTAATTGAAGCAACTACAAATTTAAATTTAGCTAAATCTCTTTTAAAAGAGTTAGATACTGAAGGCTATCTTCCAGCTAATTTAGGTTTAGACGATGCCAATATTAGCAAGTATATCAATAACTATAACAACCTAATATCTAAAAAAGAAGAATTAAGTAAAAGTGCAGGTAATAAAAATGTTATTTTAATTGATTTAAACAACGATATTCAAAGTATTAAATCATCTTTAAGAAGAAGTATTGAAAACACAATATCTTCTCAGCAAATTGCTGTAAACAACCTTAAAAGAGAAAATAATATTTACAATAGTAAAATATCTTCAATCCCTACAAAAGAAAAGGAGTTTTTCGATATTTACAGGCAACAAGAAATTATAGCTGGGTTGTATGCTTATTTATTAAAGAAAAAAGAACAAACAGCAATTACTTTAACAGCTAACACTATATCAAATGCAAAAATAATTGACTCAGCATTTGGTTATGGAAGTCCTATAAGTCCGAAAAAAAGAATGGTATACTTTGCTGCACTAGTTTTGGGCTTACTAATTCCTTTTGCTTTCATTTATTTAAAAGAATTATTAGACACAAAAGTTCATACTAAAAAGGATATTGAAGAGTTAACAAACATTCCTTTCTTAGGAGATATCCCTCATTCTCATGTAAAAGAAAAAATAGTAATTAACTCTAATGCAAGATCTAGTTCAGCTGAAGCGTTTAGATTGATTAGAACTAATTTAGACTTTGTTTTATCTAATGTATCACATGACAAAGGAAAAACAATTTTTGTTACTTCCACAACAAGTGGTGAAGGAAAGTCATTCTCTTCAATCAATTTAGCAGCTTCTTTAACATTATCAGGAAAAAAAGTAGTTTTAGCTGGAATGGACTTAAGAGCCCCTAAGATTACAGAATACTTAGAGATTCCAGATCGTAAAGGGATTACTAATTATTTAGCTAATAACGGAACAACCTTAGAATCTTTAACTTTCAATATTCCTGAAATTAAAGATTTAGATATTATAGCATCGGGAGCCATTCCTCCTAATCCAGCTGAATTATTAATGAGTGGAAAGATTGAAACTCTTTTTAATGAGTTAAAGGAAAAATACGACTATGTAATTATTGATACCGCTCCAGTAAACTTGGTAACTGATACTTTACTTATTGCAAAATATGCAGACATGGTAATGTATGTTACAAGAGCGAATTATCTAGACAAACGTATGCTCGTAGTTCCTCAAACATTATACAATGAAAAGAAATTACCTAACCTTGCAATTGTTTTAAATGATACCGATTTAAAGCGTGGATACGGATATGGTTATGGTTATGGTTACGGATATGGTTATGGAGTTCCTGAAGAAGATGACAGACCATGGTATAAAAAGATATTTAGTTAA
- a CDS encoding UDP-N-acetylmuramoyl-tripeptide--D-alanyl-D-alanine ligase, with product MNIEGLYELFKKSCLVDTDTRNIRKGSIFFALKGANFNGNKFAEEALNKGASYAVVDEEEYKRKGNIILVEDVLTSLQKLANYHRRQLKCPIIALTGSNGKTTTKELINVVLSKKYKVNATKGNLNNHIGVPLTLLSMTEDTEVGVVEMGANHHKEIALLSGIAEPDFGYITNFGKAHLEGFGSVEGVIEAKSELYDFLIVNDKKVFVNPSDKIQMQKTEKAKRILFSSDIRFEEVNPFVKLSYNTVQIQSNLIGKYNYNNIAVAITIGVQFDVAMDDIKEAIESYAPDNNRSQIIKKNSNKIILDAYNANPTSVQAAIENFKLLKDSFKVVILGDMFELGENSHKEHQYIVDLMDACEFDESIVVGANFYDTTTNSQQFINFESLKEKLLTKKYTNATILVKGSRGMALERVLEYLN from the coding sequence ATGAATATAGAAGGATTATACGAGCTATTTAAGAAGAGTTGTTTAGTAGATACAGATACAAGAAATATTAGGAAAGGTAGTATTTTCTTTGCGTTGAAAGGAGCTAACTTTAATGGGAATAAGTTTGCTGAAGAAGCTTTAAATAAGGGAGCTAGTTATGCTGTTGTTGATGAAGAAGAGTATAAAAGAAAAGGGAATATTATACTAGTGGAAGATGTGTTAACTTCTTTACAGAAATTGGCAAACTATCATAGAAGACAATTAAAGTGTCCAATTATTGCATTAACTGGGAGTAATGGAAAAACCACTACAAAAGAACTTATTAATGTAGTTCTCTCAAAAAAATATAAAGTAAACGCTACTAAAGGAAATTTGAACAATCATATTGGTGTTCCACTAACTTTATTATCTATGACAGAGGATACTGAAGTGGGAGTAGTAGAAATGGGAGCTAATCATCATAAAGAAATAGCTTTATTAAGCGGAATTGCTGAACCAGATTTTGGTTATATAACTAATTTTGGAAAAGCCCATTTAGAAGGTTTTGGATCTGTTGAAGGGGTTATTGAAGCTAAGTCAGAATTGTATGATTTTCTGATAGTAAACGATAAAAAAGTATTTGTTAATCCTTCCGATAAAATTCAAATGCAGAAAACAGAAAAGGCGAAACGAATTTTGTTTTCCTCAGATATTAGATTCGAAGAAGTGAATCCTTTTGTGAAGTTATCTTATAACACGGTTCAAATTCAAAGTAACCTTATAGGTAAATACAACTATAATAATATTGCAGTGGCGATTACTATTGGAGTACAATTTGACGTAGCAATGGATGATATAAAAGAAGCAATAGAATCGTATGCTCCTGATAATAATAGATCTCAAATTATCAAAAAGAATAGTAATAAAATTATATTAGACGCCTATAATGCGAATCCAACGAGTGTTCAAGCGGCAATAGAAAACTTTAAACTATTGAAAGATTCTTTTAAAGTGGTAATTTTAGGAGATATGTTTGAATTAGGTGAGAATAGTCATAAAGAACATCAATATATTGTTGATTTGATGGATGCTTGTGAGTTTGACGAATCGATTGTAGTAGGAGCAAATTTTTATGATACCACAACGAATAGTCAACAGTTTATAAATTTTGAAAGTTTAAAAGAAAAACTTTTGACTAAAAAATATACTAATGCCACAATATTAGTAAAAGGTTCTAGAGGTATGGCGCTAGAAAGGGTTTTAGAGTATCTTAATTAA
- a CDS encoding tyrosine-protein phosphatase translates to MLFFKKKEIPLKELFPDKFIDIHSHLLPGIDDGAKSMENTVELISKMYSYGIKNFVTTPHVLGDVYPNSSTLINDKLQEVKNELLSRGLKDIHIRAAAEYMMDERFVGLLKDNDILTIKDNYILVEMSYFSAPYNLYDILFEIQLKGYKPILAHPERYNFYHDDFNNYYKLKKAGCLFQLNLLSLTEQYGKGVQKSAQRLIKENLYDFVGTDTHHMKHLSLLKKIGTQKIKKQIAGLLHNNTKLL, encoded by the coding sequence ATGCTTTTTTTTAAAAAGAAAGAAATACCTTTAAAAGAACTATTTCCGGATAAATTTATAGATATACATTCGCATTTACTTCCTGGAATAGATGATGGAGCAAAGAGTATGGAGAATACAGTAGAGCTAATTTCTAAAATGTATTCTTATGGTATTAAAAACTTTGTAACGACACCACATGTTTTAGGTGATGTTTATCCAAATTCTTCTACTTTAATCAATGACAAATTACAAGAAGTAAAGAATGAACTTTTATCTAGAGGGTTGAAAGATATTCATATAAGAGCTGCTGCTGAATATATGATGGATGAACGTTTTGTTGGTTTGTTAAAGGATAATGACATTTTAACTATTAAGGATAATTATATTTTGGTGGAAATGTCATATTTCAGTGCTCCTTATAATTTATATGATATACTATTTGAAATTCAGTTAAAAGGTTATAAGCCAATATTAGCTCATCCGGAAAGGTATAATTTTTATCATGATGATTTTAATAACTATTATAAATTAAAGAAAGCAGGTTGTTTGTTTCAATTGAATTTATTGTCATTAACAGAACAGTACGGTAAAGGGGTTCAAAAAAGTGCTCAACGATTGATTAAAGAGAATTTATATGATTTTGTAGGAACAGATACGCATCACATGAAGCATTTGAGTTTATTGAAGAAAATTGGAACCCAAAAAATAAAGAAGCAAATAGCAGGATTATTGCATAACAATACAAAGTTGTTGTAA
- the gldJ gene encoding gliding motility lipoprotein GldJ: MRSTSKLVSVLVIAGLAFASCKSSSGRRGGNSSSLTGWNFNDPNYGNFIKGSHKPNKDVPPGMVHIEGGAFTMGLVQDDVMFDWNTTPRKMHVRSFYMDETEVTNAEYGLFMQYTKKVFPAEEPQFKNIYESVLPDTLVWRKGLGNTNLLSESYLRHPSYADYPVVGVSWIQANKYCKWRTNAVNLKILMDKGIIKNIFKEDSLSFYGKDNFDTDTYLTDPYAIFDGDSTIYKKGLPVPKVKGEPKAPKGTFSGRQVTSSDGILSQKFRLPTEVEWEYAAKALFENREYNNIRGRKKYSWDGKYTRDRDKRRRGDQLANFKQGKGDYSGIAGWSSDGADIPNAVKSYPPNAFGLFDMSGNVAEWVSDVYRPIIDNEANDFNYFRGNIFTKKLIDENGKVVIVGDEIGEVEYDTLENGRIVPKALPGSVKYIPITREDTYMRRNYNLANNSSLGDGDQASSKFYDLEKDQLDQGTRMYNAPVKPEAEKDSLGRVIDNYKYDAKNRTTLISDRSRVYKGGSWADREYWLDPAQRRYFPEYMATSFIGFRCATDKMGPMMLNERKTATPRYVKQRR, from the coding sequence ATGAGAAGTACATCAAAATTAGTTAGCGTATTAGTAATTGCAGGTTTAGCATTTGCTTCTTGTAAGAGTAGTAGCGGAAGAAGAGGAGGTAATAGTTCCTCATTAACAGGTTGGAATTTTAATGATCCTAACTATGGTAATTTTATTAAAGGAAGTCATAAGCCTAATAAAGATGTTCCTCCTGGGATGGTACATATAGAAGGTGGAGCTTTTACAATGGGATTAGTTCAGGATGACGTAATGTTCGATTGGAATACTACCCCTAGAAAAATGCACGTGCGTTCATTTTATATGGATGAAACGGAGGTTACCAATGCAGAATATGGATTATTCATGCAGTATACGAAAAAAGTATTCCCTGCTGAAGAACCTCAATTTAAAAATATTTATGAGTCTGTTTTACCAGATACCTTAGTATGGAGAAAAGGTTTAGGTAATACAAATTTATTATCTGAAAGTTATTTAAGACACCCGTCTTATGCAGATTATCCTGTAGTAGGAGTTAGCTGGATACAAGCTAATAAATATTGTAAGTGGCGTACTAATGCAGTAAATCTTAAGATTTTAATGGATAAAGGTATTATTAAGAATATCTTTAAAGAAGATTCATTAAGTTTTTACGGTAAAGATAATTTTGATACAGATACTTACTTAACAGATCCATATGCAATTTTTGATGGAGACTCTACAATCTATAAAAAAGGGTTACCAGTTCCTAAAGTAAAAGGAGAACCAAAAGCTCCAAAAGGAACATTCTCAGGAAGACAAGTAACATCTTCAGATGGTATTTTATCTCAGAAATTTAGATTACCAACCGAAGTAGAATGGGAGTATGCAGCAAAAGCATTATTTGAAAATAGAGAGTATAATAACATTAGAGGAAGAAAGAAGTATTCTTGGGATGGAAAATATACGAGAGATAGAGATAAGAGAAGAAGAGGAGATCAGTTAGCAAACTTCAAGCAAGGAAAAGGAGACTATAGTGGTATTGCTGGATGGAGTAGTGATGGTGCTGATATTCCAAATGCTGTTAAGAGTTATCCTCCAAATGCTTTTGGTTTATTTGATATGTCTGGTAATGTTGCAGAATGGGTTTCTGATGTATATAGACCAATTATTGACAACGAAGCAAATGACTTTAACTATTTTAGAGGTAACATTTTTACTAAGAAATTAATCGATGAAAATGGTAAAGTAGTAATCGTAGGAGATGAAATAGGTGAAGTAGAATACGATACTTTAGAAAACGGTAGAATAGTACCAAAAGCTTTACCAGGAAGTGTGAAGTATATTCCAATTACAAGAGAAGATACTTACATGAGAAGAAATTACAACTTAGCTAATAACTCTAGTTTAGGTGATGGAGATCAAGCTTCTTCTAAGTTCTATGATTTAGAGAAAGATCAGTTAGACCAAGGAACAAGAATGTATAATGCTCCTGTAAAGCCAGAAGCGGAAAAGGATTCTTTAGGTAGAGTTATTGATAACTATAAATATGATGCTAAGAATAGAACTACGTTAATTAGTGATAGATCTAGAGTGTATAAAGGAGGTTCTTGGGCAGATAGAGAATATTGGTTAGATCCAGCTCAGAGACGTTATTTCCCAGAGTACATGGCAACAAGCTTTATTGGTTTTAGATGTGCTACAGATAAAATGGGACCAATGATGTTGAATGAAAGAAAAACAGCAACTCCTAGATATGTAAAACAACGTAGATAA